The Henckelia pumila isolate YLH828 chromosome 2, ASM3356847v2, whole genome shotgun sequence genome includes a window with the following:
- the LOC140884939 gene encoding histone-lysine N-methyltransferase ASHR3 isoform X2: MFPLTHSPTHRLTRSFILCVIGKKMPDLANFPSLSLSSPFPEIKLVSNLNLSVAMEVHPVLGVDSTIELEHTQLAEPIYDDEREPVKESGGGEGRDLNPCGVGPTTAKHIEHWRKRKIERGVPEFKCSLPFLVGAPPLAKCRVCQSLIYPEEKVSCSVRGCQGVFHLTCARESFGFSSSRQFKCPQHACFLCKQRNHIWRCVICPVASHDKCSPFPEHVFHFPDRPGEAICWRHPSDWRLDKKREVPANNFEDIFTFLPLPYVPEEFKIDINWKDQRENKLEPPPYVHIKRNMYLFKRKRQNVGTDIGCTSCSSTQCSEACVCRVQSISCSKACRCSEKCANRPFRKEKKIQLVKTELCGWGVVAAESICKGDFVVEYVGEVIDDAMCEGRLWDMKDQDAKNFYMCEINKDFVIDATFKGNSSRFLNHSCAPNCKLEKC, translated from the exons ATGTTCCCGCTCACTCACTCTCCTACTCATCGTCTCACACGCTCATTTATCCTCTGTGTAATCGGCAAAAAGATGCCGGACCTTGCCAATTTCCCGAGCCTGAGCCTCTCATCTCCCTTCCCAGAAATCAAGCTCGTTTCGAACCTGAACCTGTCCGTAGCAATGGAGGTTCACCCGGTGCTGGGGGTCGACTCCACGATTGAATTGGAGCACACCCAATTGGCGGAACCCATCTACGATGATGAAAGGGAGCCGGTGAAAGAATCTGGGGGAGGAGAGGGAAGGGATTTGAATCCATGCGGGGTGGGGCCCACAACCGCGAAGCACATCGAACACTGGCGGAAGAGGAAGATTGAGCGAGGAGTTCCTGAATTCAAGTGTTCCTTGCCATTTCTTGTTGGCGCGCCTCCATTG GCCAAATGTCGTGTTTGCCAAAGTTTAATCTACCCAGAGGAGAAAGTATCGTGCTCAGTCCGTGGTTGCCAAGGAGTTTTTCACCTAACTTGTGCGAGGGAAAGTTTTGGGTTCTCATCTTCAAGGCAATTCAAGTGCCCTCAGCAT GCATGCTTTCTATGTAAGCAAAGGAATCATATATGGCGATGCGTAATATGTCCGGTAGCATCACATGATAAGTGTTCGCCATTTCCAGAACATGTGTTCCATTTTCCAGATCGACCAGGAGAAGCAATATGCTGGAGACATCCTTCTGATTGGCGTTTGGATAAGAAG CGTGAAGTTCCAGCTAATAATTTCGAG GATATATTCACTTTCTTGCCTCTTCCTTATGTTCCTGAAGAGTTCAAAATTGACATAAACTGGAAAGATCAGAGGGAAAATAAATTGGAGCCACCTCCTTATGTGCACATCAAGCGAA ATATGTACCTTTTCAAGAGAAAGCGCCAAAATGTTGGAACTGATATCGGATGCACAAGTTGCAGCTCTACTCAATGCTCTGAAGCTTGTGTATGCAG GGTTCAGTCCATTAGCTGCTCAAAAGCGTGCCGCTGCTCTGAAAAGTGTGCTAATAGACCGTTCCGTAAAGAGAAAAAGATTCAGCTTGTCAAG ACAGAACTTTGTGGTTGGGGTGTAGTGGCAGCTGAATCCATCTGTAAAGGAGATTTTGTGGTGGAGTATGTCGGAGAAG TTATTGATGATGCTATGTGTGAAGGAAGGCTGTGGGACATGAAAGACCAGGACGCTAAAAACTTTTACATGTGTGAAATTAACAAGGATTTTGTGATTGATGCTACATTCAAGGGAAACTCTTCAAGGTTTCTAAACCACAGCTGCGCACCCAATTGTAAACTCGAAAAGTG TTGA
- the LOC140884939 gene encoding histone-lysine N-methyltransferase ASHR3 isoform X1, whose amino-acid sequence MFPLTHSPTHRLTRSFILCVIGKKMPDLANFPSLSLSSPFPEIKLVSNLNLSVAMEVHPVLGVDSTIELEHTQLAEPIYDDEREPVKESGGGEGRDLNPCGVGPTTAKHIEHWRKRKIERGVPEFKCSLPFLVGAPPLAKCRVCQSLIYPEEKVSCSVRGCQGVFHLTCARESFGFSSSRQFKCPQHACFLCKQRNHIWRCVICPVASHDKCSPFPEHVFHFPDRPGEAICWRHPSDWRLDKKREVPANNFEDIFTFLPLPYVPEEFKIDINWKDQRENKLEPPPYVHIKRNMYLFKRKRQNVGTDIGCTSCSSTQCSEACVCRVQSISCSKACRCSEKCANRPFRKEKKIQLVKTELCGWGVVAAESICKGDFVVEYVGEVIDDAMCEGRLWDMKDQDAKNFYMCEINKDFVIDATFKGNSSRFLNHSCAPNCKLEKWQVDGETRVGVFASRTIQVGESLTYDYRFVQFGPEVPCHCRALKCQGYLGTKRRITMEISWGLKGRRSTGRARTLMPQIH is encoded by the exons ATGTTCCCGCTCACTCACTCTCCTACTCATCGTCTCACACGCTCATTTATCCTCTGTGTAATCGGCAAAAAGATGCCGGACCTTGCCAATTTCCCGAGCCTGAGCCTCTCATCTCCCTTCCCAGAAATCAAGCTCGTTTCGAACCTGAACCTGTCCGTAGCAATGGAGGTTCACCCGGTGCTGGGGGTCGACTCCACGATTGAATTGGAGCACACCCAATTGGCGGAACCCATCTACGATGATGAAAGGGAGCCGGTGAAAGAATCTGGGGGAGGAGAGGGAAGGGATTTGAATCCATGCGGGGTGGGGCCCACAACCGCGAAGCACATCGAACACTGGCGGAAGAGGAAGATTGAGCGAGGAGTTCCTGAATTCAAGTGTTCCTTGCCATTTCTTGTTGGCGCGCCTCCATTG GCCAAATGTCGTGTTTGCCAAAGTTTAATCTACCCAGAGGAGAAAGTATCGTGCTCAGTCCGTGGTTGCCAAGGAGTTTTTCACCTAACTTGTGCGAGGGAAAGTTTTGGGTTCTCATCTTCAAGGCAATTCAAGTGCCCTCAGCAT GCATGCTTTCTATGTAAGCAAAGGAATCATATATGGCGATGCGTAATATGTCCGGTAGCATCACATGATAAGTGTTCGCCATTTCCAGAACATGTGTTCCATTTTCCAGATCGACCAGGAGAAGCAATATGCTGGAGACATCCTTCTGATTGGCGTTTGGATAAGAAG CGTGAAGTTCCAGCTAATAATTTCGAG GATATATTCACTTTCTTGCCTCTTCCTTATGTTCCTGAAGAGTTCAAAATTGACATAAACTGGAAAGATCAGAGGGAAAATAAATTGGAGCCACCTCCTTATGTGCACATCAAGCGAA ATATGTACCTTTTCAAGAGAAAGCGCCAAAATGTTGGAACTGATATCGGATGCACAAGTTGCAGCTCTACTCAATGCTCTGAAGCTTGTGTATGCAG GGTTCAGTCCATTAGCTGCTCAAAAGCGTGCCGCTGCTCTGAAAAGTGTGCTAATAGACCGTTCCGTAAAGAGAAAAAGATTCAGCTTGTCAAG ACAGAACTTTGTGGTTGGGGTGTAGTGGCAGCTGAATCCATCTGTAAAGGAGATTTTGTGGTGGAGTATGTCGGAGAAG TTATTGATGATGCTATGTGTGAAGGAAGGCTGTGGGACATGAAAGACCAGGACGCTAAAAACTTTTACATGTGTGAAATTAACAAGGATTTTGTGATTGATGCTACATTCAAGGGAAACTCTTCAAGGTTTCTAAACCACAGCTGCGCACCCAATTGTAAACTCGAAAAGTG GCAAGTTGATGGTGAGACACGTGTTGGTGTCTTTGCATCAAGAACTATTCAAGTTGGAGAATCGCTAACATATGATTACCG ATTTGTACAGTTTGGACCAGAAGTTCCGTGCCACTGCAGGGCTTTAAAATGTCAAGGCTATCTTGGGACTAAACGGAGAATCACAATGGAGATTTCATGGGGTCTGAAAGGTCGACGATCAACAGGACGAGCAAGAACACTGATGCCCCAGATTCATTAG
- the LOC140885034 gene encoding gamma-glutamyl peptidase 5-like: protein MKAEGEKRFALLLAVKDSDYVKKVYGGYFNVFVEALGDEGEKWDLFRVVDGDFPAIDDLQNYQGFVVSGSPHDAYGDDFWILQLCFLLQTLFAMQKKVLGICFGHQVLCRALGGKVAKSNTGWDIGVREVSFTQDFYSCGFSDGLDEMPQNLSIIECHQDEVWELPVGAQVLAVSGKTRVEMFSFGENVVGIQGHPEYTKDILDNLVDRLLSNGTIERDAGEEARLQLKKEPDRINWERICKSFLKGEWSQFPIYF, encoded by the exons atGAAGGCTGAAGGCGAGAAAAGATTTGCGTTGTTACTCGCGGTTAAGGACTCGGACTACGTGAAGAAAGTATACGGTGGATACTTCAATGTGTTTGTGGAGGCATTGGGTGATGAAGGGGAGAAATGGGATTTGTTTCGCGTGGTCGATGGCGATTTTCCGGCCATCGATGATCTTCAGAACTACCAAGGATTTGTGGTGAGTGGGAGTCCTCATGATGCTTATGGTGATGACTTCTGGATACTCCAGCTTTGCTTTCTATTGCAAACGTTGTTTGCCATGCAAAAGAAAGTTCTTGGCATTTGTTTTGGTCACCAG GTGTTATGTAGAGCTTTGGGTGGGAAAGTTGCAAAATCTAATACTGGTTGGGACATTGGAGTTAGAGAAGTGAGCTTCACGCAggatttctactcatgtggctTTTCTGATGGTTTGGATGAAATGCCTCAAAATCTTTCTATAATAGAGTGCCATCAAGATGAG GTATGGGAACTACCTGTGGGAGCTCAAGTACTAGCGGTTTCAGGAAAAACAAGAGTAGAAATGTTTTCATTTGGGGAAAATGTAGTAGGAATCCAAGGACATCCGGAATACACCAAAGACATACTGGACAACCTCGTCGATCGCCTCCTCTCTAATGGTACCATTGAG AGGGATGCTGGTGAAGAGGCGAGATTGCAATTGAAGAAAGAGCCAGATAGAATTAACTGGGAAAGGATATGCAAAAGCTTTCTCAAAGGGGAATGGAGTCAATTTCCAATATATTTTTGA